In Siphonobacter curvatus, the DNA window ATACGATGGATGAATTGAAACGAATTGATCGGGAAAATTCAAAATTCATTATTGAAGAGGGAATCATTGGTCAAGTGCGTCGGTCCCCCCTTGGCGTAGTGCTTTGTATGGGGCCTTTCAATTACCCACTCAATGAGACCTACACGATGTTGATTCCAGCCATTCTTATGGGCAACGTCGTCCTGTTCAAACCTCCCAAGCACGGAACCTTACTACACTATCCTTTACTAGAAGCCTTTAAAGAGAGCTTCCCTGCGGGTGTTGTTAATACCGTATACGGTCGGGGAAATACGGTCATCCCTACCCTGATGCAATCCGGTAAAATTGACGTTCTGGGACTGATTGGTTCTAGCCGAGTAGCTTCGGACTTGAAAAAGATGCACCCCAAGACGAATCGCTTGCGGGCCATTCTCGGATTGGATGCTAAAAACGCGGGAATCATTCTGGAAAATGCCGATCTCGATTTAGCCGTTAAAGAATGCGTATTGGGAGCCTTGTCGTTTAATGGTCAACGTTGTACCGCTCTTAAAATGCTTTGGGTACACGAAAGTCGGGCCGAAGAATTCCTGGATAAACTTAGCCAGGCCGTTAGTCATCTAAAGCTGGGCATGCCCTGGGAAAAAGGCGTAAACCTGACGCCCTTACCCGAACCCAATAAGCCGGCGTATCTGATTGAGTGTATTGAAGATGCGAAACTCAAAGGAGCCCGGGTCGTGAATCCCCACGGTGGTGAAAATTACAAATCGATTGTCTACCCGGCTATTGTGTACCCCGTTACGGAAGGTATGAAAGTCTACCGGGAAGAGCAGTTTGGCCCGCTAATTCCGGTAGCTACCTTTAAAAGTGAGGAAGAACCCATTCAGTACTTGATTGATTCGCAGCACGGACAACAGGTGAGTATCTTCGGTACGGATCCCCTGGAAATTGCGAATCTGGTTGATCAACTCGTCAATCAGGTTTCGCGGGTCAATATTAACGCCCAGTGCCAGCGTGGACCGGACATGTTCCCCTTCACCGGTCGTAAAGACTCCGCCGAAGGTACACTTTCGGTCAATGATGCCCTACGTTCCTTCTCCATCCGGACCATTGTTGCCACCAAAGAGACCGCAGAAAATAAGAGCATTGTCAATGAAATTCTCCGGGACAATGAATCCAATTTTCTGTCAACCCGGTATATTCTGTAAGCCTTTTTTCGATCCTACTGCTGAAGAGTACCTTTCCAAACACGAAAGGTACTCTTCGCATTTTTAAGGACTTCTATCGCTAAATCTTTAGTAACGATCTCCAGCCTTCTTCGTTACGTTTCATCCATAATTAAAATTATCTAATTACTATTATCGTATTTTCTTACCTTTTATCTTTAGTGCCTATACGCCCCCTACTTTAACTATTCTATGCTGCAAGGCTTGTTCAAAAAGAAAGCCACCACTCCGGCTGCCGGGTGGTTTGGCCGTTATGACTCCTGGGATCAGGTACTTCAACAAACCACGGGATACGACGCTGATCTCATTCTGGAGAAAAC includes these proteins:
- a CDS encoding NADP-dependent glyceraldehyde-3-phosphate dehydrogenase — protein: MSSLQLESLFPLSDQIPAEYALTEPLEQREYLVGGAMKAWNGNTQAVYSPIYTRTAEGAQQIRIGSYPVVDAPDAMEVLYAAVKAYDNGRGEWPTMSVADRLACMDTFTKKMVQKKAEVVKLLMWEIGKSLADSEKEFDRTVQYIHDTMDELKRIDRENSKFIIEEGIIGQVRRSPLGVVLCMGPFNYPLNETYTMLIPAILMGNVVLFKPPKHGTLLHYPLLEAFKESFPAGVVNTVYGRGNTVIPTLMQSGKIDVLGLIGSSRVASDLKKMHPKTNRLRAILGLDAKNAGIILENADLDLAVKECVLGALSFNGQRCTALKMLWVHESRAEEFLDKLSQAVSHLKLGMPWEKGVNLTPLPEPNKPAYLIECIEDAKLKGARVVNPHGGENYKSIVYPAIVYPVTEGMKVYREEQFGPLIPVATFKSEEEPIQYLIDSQHGQQVSIFGTDPLEIANLVDQLVNQVSRVNINAQCQRGPDMFPFTGRKDSAEGTLSVNDALRSFSIRTIVATKETAENKSIVNEILRDNESNFLSTRYIL